Part of the Streptomyces sp. WMMC500 genome is shown below.
GAACTCCAGGTCGTCCGCCTCGCGGCGGAGGGCACGAGCAGCCGCGACATCGCGGCCCGGCTCTTCCTCTCCCCGCGGACGGTGGAGTACCACCTGTACAAGGCGTATCCGAAGCTGGGCGTCACGTCCCGCCGCGAACTCCCCGCGGCCCTGGCGGCGATGACGTAGCGCCGAGAGCCGCGAACCGCGGCGGCATGACCGTCGGGCCCGGGCGCGCTACCGCTCGTACGCCTCGATCCGCAGCGCTTCCCCGCCGACCTCGGGCTCGGCCAGGACGTACAGCGTGCCGTCGTCGGGGCTGGTGGCCACCGCCTGGGGGGAGCCCGTGTCCTCGGGCAGCACGCCCTTCGTCGCCGGCTCGCCGCCCTTCCGCGCGTTCCACAGCGCCAGGTGCTCGGACAGGGCGTTCTCCTCCTCGATCACGCGGTCCTGGAGCCCGACCAGCTCCCCGTCCGGCCCGTTCCCGGCCGCCAGCGGGTGGGGAGGAGAGTCGAACTCCTGCTTCCACAGCTCCTTGCCCGTGGCCAGGTCGATGCCCACGTAGTCGTTGGTGGCGTCGTCGTAGGAGGTCACCAGCACCGACTCCTGGATGGTGAAGTCCCCCGGGTCGAGGTGCAGATACCCGTCGGGCCGGTCGAGCGGCAGGTCGGCCAGCGGCTTGCCGTCCTCGTCGAACGACACCAGCTTCTCCTGCGTCGCGACGGTCAGCGGCTCGTCGGCGAGGATCTCGACCCGGGCCGGCTGGTCCTCGTCGGTGAAGTCCGGCGCGTTCCACAGCTCTTCGCCGCTGCCGGAGTCGTACGCGGCTATGTAGTTCTCGGCGCCGGTCAGGTCGGGGCAGTCGACGACGGCGACCAGGTGCTCGGCGCTGTGCCGCCAGTCGACGTAGAAGTCGTCACACTCCTGTCCCACCGTCACCTCGGGGGTGGGCAGTTCCCCGCCGTCGATCGAGAAGCGGTGCAGGCCGTCCTCGAGCAACTCGACCGTGACCGACTCCTCGCCGATGCTGACGGGCATGACGTCGGCGGTGGGGTACGAGTCCTCGCCGGCGGTCAGATCCTTGCTCCACAGCAGATCGCCGCTGGCGGTGTCGACGACCCCCAGCACCGAGCAGGCGTCCCCGCCGCCCTGCGCACCGGCCGGGGCGAACAGGACGGCGCCGACGCCCTTGCCGTTGACGGTCGGCGAGGCGGCACACGGCGCGCCGGCGCCCTCCGGGGCGGGCAGTTCCCACGCGGCCTTGCCGGTGGCGGCGTCGTGGCCGGTGACCCCGCTGGTGGTGATGCTGACGACCACGTCACCGGCGACCCACATCGGCGGCAGCCACACGTCCTCCGGCCGGTGGTCCACGCTCTCGGTCCGCCACCGCTCCGCCAGCTCGGCCCCGCCGTCGGCGGCATCGCCGCCCTCGCCGCCGTCGTCGCCGCAGCCCGCGGCGGCCAACATCACGGCCGCCGTACCCAGCAACGCCCAATTCCTTGCGCTCGCGCCCATACCCTCGTCCACGTCCTTCTCGTCTGTGCAATGAACTCGGCTTCTTCGGACGCGAGTTCAGAGTGGACGGTTCCGCCCCGGGCCGGCTCAGGGGGTGGCCGGCCCGCCGAACCCCCGCAGCAGGGTGTCGACGAGGCGCGTGGCGAGCGCGTCCACGGCGGCGTCGGTGGCCGGCGCCTCGGCCGCCGCCTCGTGGATGAGCGCGTAGTAGACACGTCGCGCCCAGCCCAGGTCGGTGTCCGGCCGGAGCAGGCCGGCGTCCCGGGCGCGGGCGAACAGCCGCTCGCACCCGGCAAGTACCTCGGCGTGGACGCGGGCGACCTCGGGGTCGTCGGTGGCGATGGCGCCCATGGCGAAGCCCCAGCCGATCTTCACGCGCAGCACGTTCGCGGTGACCTGGTAGAGCGCGACGGCGGGCGGGGCGGTCTCCGGCCGGGCGGCCTCCACCGCTTCCTGGAACCGCCGGGTCGCCCACGCGGCCAGCGCGGTGATCAGGGCGTCGCGCGAGGCGAACCGCCGGTGGACGGTGGTCCGCGCGACCCCGGCGGCCTCGGCGATCTGCTCCATGGTCGCGGCCGGGTTCGCGGACAGCACCCGCTCGGCGGCTTCGAGGATCGCGCGTACGGTCCGCTCGGTGTCGGCGCGCAGCGGCTTGGCGGAGGCGGGGATCGCCATGGGTCCGGGTTTCCTTCCAGCGGTGTTCGTTCCCCCTTGAGCGTACGCCCATGTGGCAGCTCCTCCATGATTTGCAACATCGATGACGCATGTTATAGCTTTGACGCATCGACACTGACGCACCAATGCAGCGGAGGATCTCCATGGACCTGCACCTGAACGGCAAGACAGCCCTGGTCACGGGCGCCGGCCGGGGAATCGGACTGGCCGTCGTCCGAGCCCTGACCGCCGAGGGCGTCCGCGTCGTCGCGGCGGCCCGCACCCCCACCCCCGACCTGACGGCGACCGGAGCCGTGCCGGTCGCGGTCGACCTGTCAGACCCCGCCGGCGCCGGCCGCCTCGTCGACGAGGCCGTGGCCGAGCTGGGCGGCATCGACATCCTGGTGAACAACGTCGGCGGCGGCGACGGCGACCTGACCGGCGGCTTCCTCGACCTGACCGACGAGCAGTGGGCGGAGGTGGCCGACCTCAACTTCTTCGCCACCGTCCGCGTCACCCGCGCCGCCCTCCCGGCTCTCCTGGCCGCGCGGGGCGCGATCGTCAACGTGTCCTCGATCGGCGCCCGCGTCCCGCACGGCGGACCCGTCCCGTACACGACGGCCAAAGCC
Proteins encoded:
- a CDS encoding TetR/AcrR family transcriptional regulator, which produces MAIPASAKPLRADTERTVRAILEAAERVLSANPAATMEQIAEAAGVARTTVHRRFASRDALITALAAWATRRFQEAVEAARPETAPPAVALYQVTANVLRVKIGWGFAMGAIATDDPEVARVHAEVLAGCERLFARARDAGLLRPDTDLGWARRVYYALIHEAAAEAPATDAAVDALATRLVDTLLRGFGGPATP
- a CDS encoding PQQ-binding-like beta-propeller repeat protein produces the protein MLGTAAVMLAAAGCGDDGGEGGDAADGGAELAERWRTESVDHRPEDVWLPPMWVAGDVVVSITTSGVTGHDAATGKAAWELPAPEGAGAPCAASPTVNGKGVGAVLFAPAGAQGGGDACSVLGVVDTASGDLLWSKDLTAGEDSYPTADVMPVSIGEESVTVELLEDGLHRFSIDGGELPTPEVTVGQECDDFYVDWRHSAEHLVAVVDCPDLTGAENYIAAYDSGSGEELWNAPDFTDEDQPARVEILADEPLTVATQEKLVSFDEDGKPLADLPLDRPDGYLHLDPGDFTIQESVLVTSYDDATNDYVGIDLATGKELWKQEFDSPPHPLAAGNGPDGELVGLQDRVIEEENALSEHLALWNARKGGEPATKGVLPEDTGSPQAVATSPDDGTLYVLAEPEVGGEALRIEAYER
- a CDS encoding SDR family oxidoreductase, with the translated sequence MDLHLNGKTALVTGAGRGIGLAVVRALTAEGVRVVAAARTPTPDLTATGAVPVAVDLSDPAGAGRLVDEAVAELGGIDILVNNVGGGDGDLTGGFLDLTDEQWAEVADLNFFATVRVTRAALPALLAARGAIVNVSSIGARVPHGGPVPYTTAKAALTAFGKALVHEFGPRGVRVNTVSPGPVRTAMWESPTGYGAKLAASMGIPHADLVAGLPTAMGMLTDRLVEPEEVATLVTYLASPLAASTTGADHVIDGGAVKTA